The following nucleotide sequence is from Aneurinibacillus soli.
GGTCGCAGGCAAATATGGACAATCTCCTTGAACTCGGAGCCATTGAGGTATCCCCTCGCTTCCGCAAACAGCATGTCGGGGAGGATATGCTCGCACTCGCTTTCCGCGATGATGCAATGGACGATTATATTGTATTTACAACCGAATATTATTGGCACTGGGATCTGAAAGGAACCGGACTTGACGTATGGGATTATCGTAAAATCATGGAGAAAGTAATGGCATCTATCGGCCTGCAATGGTTCGCAACAGATGATCCGGAGATTTGTTCTCATCCGGCTAACTGTATGATGGCCCGCATCGGATCACGCATTTCGCTGGACTCTATGGAGGCTTTTGATCGTATTCGTTTTCAAAATCGTGCTATGTATTAAAAATTTCTTTCTATTCTCCCTCGATATGGAATAAAATGATAGATAAAAAGAGAGCTAAGGGGAGGATCGCACCATGCTTGTGGAAGATATCATGAAACGTGACGTTATTACGGTCGCACCGACAGATTCCATTCGTCTTGCACTTCTGAAAGTTCATCAATATCGCATTCGCCATATTCCGGTTGTGGAAGATGGCAAGCTGGTTGGCATTATTTCAGATCGAGATGTACGCGACGCATGTCCATCTATCATTAGCGCACCGCATGACGACGATGATCAAATCATGAATACAGCTGTATCCACCATTATGCGCAAAGATGTCATTACCGCTCATCCGCTCGATTTTGTAGAAGAAGCTGCACTTGCTCTTTACGATAACCGCATCGGTTCTCTTCCCGTTGTCACTGATCGTGATGAATTGATGGGAATTTTGACAGAAACGGATATTCTTTATACCCTTGTCGAATTAATGGGTGTACATTACCCGAGCTCTCACATCGAAGTAGAAGTAGACGATCAGATCGGCATACTAGCTGATGTCTCCAACATTTTTAAAGAAGCAAGCTGCAGTGTCACAAGCGTACTCGTTTTCCCTGGAAAGCATCTTGGAAAAAAGAATCTGGTTTTCCGTGTACAAACCATTAATCCGCGCCATGTAACTGACAAAATTGAAGAGGCTGGTTATCATGTCGTCTGGCCTCGGAAGTTAGAGGAATTGTCATGAAAAGAAAAACTGCGTTTATTCATAGCAACGACTACTTGAACTACAATTTTAATGACGACCATCCATTCAATCAGAAGCGCATCGCGATGACAATTGATCTGCTGCGTATGATGAATCTGCTCGAAGACAGCGATTTAGTCGCACCGCGCATGGCGGAAGATGAAGAATTGGCCCTTATTCATGATCGCCAGTATATCGAGGTTGTAAAAGAAGCCGGGCATGCCGAACAAACACCAGCACTTGCCGCAAGCTTCGGCATCGGGACCGAAGACTGCCCGGCTTTTGTAAATATGCATGAAGCGACAGCGCTTGCAGTCGGCGGCACATTGCGCGCTGCTGAGCTTGTTATGGCAGGAGAGTACCAGCATGCCGTCAATCTGGCAGGGGGACTGCATCATGGGTTCCGCGGGCGTGCCTCCGGCTTCTGCATTTACAATGACTGCTCGGTTGCAATTGCCTATCTGCGTCAGAAATACGATGCTCGTGTGTTGTATATTGATACCGATGCACACCATGGAGATGGTGTGCAGTGGGCTTTTTATGATGATCCAAATGTGCTTACTCTTTCTTTCCATGAAACCGGAAAGTATCTGTTCCCCGGCACCGGCAACATTACAGAGCGGGGAGATGGACAAGGATATGGCTTCTCGGTAAATGTACCGCTTGATGCATTTACCGAAGACGATTCATGGCTGGAAGCATATTACGCGGTTCTGCCTACTGTCGCACGCGGCTTTAAGCCTGATATTATCGTGACACAAAACGGTTGTGATGCCCATACGTTCGATCCGCTCACCCACCTATCGACGACAATGCGCATCTATCAAGAAGTTCCACGCCTTGCTCGTGATCTTGCGGACGAGCTTTGTGATGGTCGCCTGATTGCAACAGGCGGCGGTGGGTATGATATCTGGCGGGTTGTCCCGCGCGCATGGAGCCTACTGTGGGCAGAACTGTCCGGACAGGACGTTCCGCAGGATACACGGATTCCGCAAACATGGATTGATAAGTATCAGGCAGAAAGCCCGGTACAACTCGCACCAACGATGTTCGATCCAGAAGGGATTTTCCCTGACATTCCACGCCGTCCAGAGATTACGACGAAAAACAAGAATACGGTTGAAAAAGCCCTGCTTTATTGTCCAAAAGGGTAAAAAAGAGGCGGTTCCAGAGCCAGAACATGGCGAACGGAACAGCCTCTTTTTTCTTGGTGGAGGATTTCTCCAACGTGTGGTGGAGGAGCGGGATCGGGCGGAGCCTCGTCACTTCGGTACGCTCGCTACGGAGTGGGGGCTGTCCGCTCCAGGTGCCAGACGAACTCGCCCACAAAAGAGAGCCCACGATGTATTCGCATCGAAGGATTGTGGGCAAAAGCCCGTTCACCTAGCCCCTTCCGCTGGGGGGTCGCGTACAGGCGTTCCGTTGCCCCGCCCGATCCCGCTCCTAGCACACTTTGGTTAAACACCATCAAGCAATATCAAGAGGCTGAGCTTTGCTATGTAGGTAAAAAATAAGGAAGCCGTCTCTGGAGAAGTCAGTGGTGATCGAGCAAATACGTTCTGGCGTGCATGTTTTTTTGTAAATCGAAACATTGTGCGGGGAGTGGGAGAAGGGCGGAGCAAGAGAGTGCCTGTACGCGCCTACTTAGCGGAGGGAGAACAGCGAACGAGCCTTTGCCCGCAATCCTTCGATGATTCAACATCGTAGGCCTTTCTTTGCGGGCACGTTCGCCGGGCTCCCGGAGCGGACAGTCACCGCTTCCCTGCAAGCGTACCGAAACGAACGGCTCCTCCCTTCTCCCACTCCCTCCCCCTACACATTGTCGATTCTACAAAAAAGAGGCCTCCCGCCCGCCATGTTCTGGCTTTCGGAACAGCCTCTTTGCCTTTATATATGCTCAAGCATATTCTTCACAATATGGAAAGAACGCTCAGAAGCGAGTTTGGTGAATTCCGGGAAGTTGACATGTGCAGAGCCGTCTGCTTTATCGGACATGGCACGAATGATGACAAATGGCACTTCGTTCATATAGCATACTTGTGCCACAGCCGCCCCTTCCATTTCGGTGCAGGAACCGCTCATTGTTTCATACAGATCACGCACGAGTTCACGGCTAGCAACGAATTGGTCGCCGGAGAGGATACGGCCTGTCCGTGTTTTACTATGAGATACTTGCTCGCTTGCTTTTACAGCTGCATCAATCAGCTGCTGATCGGCTTTAAATATCGATACATCCGTGAACGGAATGACGCCTTTCGGAAAACCGAGTGGCGTTACGTCCATGTCATGGTGCTGGCAGTCTGTTGAGACAACAATGTCACCGATTTCAAGTTCAGGATGCAAGGCACCTGCTACACCAGTGAAGATCACAGAATCGACTCCAAATGCGTCGATCAAAATCTGAGTGCAGATGCTGGCATTTACTTTCCCAACGCCGCATTTACAAAGAACAACCTGTTTGCCTTCCCATGTTCCCTCGTAGTACGTAATGCCGGCTTTGTGTGTCTCCCCTGCAAGCTCCATGCCTTCTTTATATAATGCGATTTCTTCGTCCATCGCTCCAATAATTCCAATTTTCATCGTTACTTCCCCTTATTCGATATCGTCATTATGATCTACTT
It contains:
- a CDS encoding acetoin utilization protein AcuC; amino-acid sequence: MKRKTAFIHSNDYLNYNFNDDHPFNQKRIAMTIDLLRMMNLLEDSDLVAPRMAEDEELALIHDRQYIEVVKEAGHAEQTPALAASFGIGTEDCPAFVNMHEATALAVGGTLRAAELVMAGEYQHAVNLAGGLHHGFRGRASGFCIYNDCSVAIAYLRQKYDARVLYIDTDAHHGDGVQWAFYDDPNVLTLSFHETGKYLFPGTGNITERGDGQGYGFSVNVPLDAFTEDDSWLEAYYAVLPTVARGFKPDIIVTQNGCDAHTFDPLTHLSTTMRIYQEVPRLARDLADELCDGRLIATGGGGYDIWRVVPRAWSLLWAELSGQDVPQDTRIPQTWIDKYQAESPVQLAPTMFDPEGIFPDIPRRPEITTKNKNTVEKALLYCPKG
- a CDS encoding CBS and ACT domain-containing protein, translated to MLVEDIMKRDVITVAPTDSIRLALLKVHQYRIRHIPVVEDGKLVGIISDRDVRDACPSIISAPHDDDDQIMNTAVSTIMRKDVITAHPLDFVEEAALALYDNRIGSLPVVTDRDELMGILTETDILYTLVELMGVHYPSSHIEVEVDDQIGILADVSNIFKEASCSVTSVLVFPGKHLGKKNLVFRVQTINPRHVTDKIEEAGYHVVWPRKLEELS
- a CDS encoding 5'-methylthioadenosine/adenosylhomocysteine nucleosidase; the encoded protein is MKIGIIGAMDEEIALYKEGMELAGETHKAGITYYEGTWEGKQVVLCKCGVGKVNASICTQILIDAFGVDSVIFTGVAGALHPELEIGDIVVSTDCQHHDMDVTPLGFPKGVIPFTDVSIFKADQQLIDAAVKASEQVSHSKTRTGRILSGDQFVASRELVRDLYETMSGSCTEMEGAAVAQVCYMNEVPFVIIRAMSDKADGSAHVNFPEFTKLASERSFHIVKNMLEHI
- a CDS encoding GNAT family N-acetyltransferase, coding for MKHDKTYYELICKKPSGMLTLEGPVTSERILSLSMDEGLKAFRRPHEQQKALAKIAALPEGRIILAVSEGIIIGYVTFLYPDPMERWSQANMDNLLELGAIEVSPRFRKQHVGEDMLALAFRDDAMDDYIVFTTEYYWHWDLKGTGLDVWDYRKIMEKVMASIGLQWFATDDPEICSHPANCMMARIGSRISLDSMEAFDRIRFQNRAMY